In Deltaproteobacteria bacterium, the DNA window AAATGAGACCCGGATGCGGGAATATGCCCCCGGCAAATACCCCGGTCTATATATTCCCGAGACTGTTATGAAAAAATTTCGGACCTTAAGTTCGGGAGAATTTCAGGCCGGGATGATGTCCCACACGGTCAGGCTGATTGAAGAGATAAAAAAAGACGGCCGCTTCCAGGGGGTCCATTTGATGCTTAACGGCGATGAAGAGCGGATTGTGGAGCTCATTTAAGTTCGGAGTTTTGAGTTCGGAGTTCGGAGTGAGGACTTTGAAATGCAGAAGGAAATAATTACAAGGTGAATCCCACTAATTCCAAAGTACTCATCCTCGGCGGCGGCATTGCCGGCCTAACGGCTGCCCTGGCCCTTGGCCGTTTGAATATACCAGTGGAACTGATCGAAAAATCAGAGGCCCTGGGAGGAATGGCCCGGAATTTTTGTTGTAAGGCCACAGAAGCCTGCCAGCAATGCGGTGCCTGTCTTATAAATGATGCCCTGGCGGCCTTGACTAAAGAACCCTTTATTGAGATTCATTTGCAAACCGAGTTAACCGCATTAAAGATGGAAGCCAAGGAATTTCTCTATACTTATAGCCGCCCTGGGGGGGGCGGCGAGGGAAGGGCCCAGGCCCTTCTCCTGGCAACCGGTTTTACCCCCTTCAGGGCTGAAGACAAACCCCAGTATCGGTATAAAACCTTGCCCAATGTCCTGACCGGGTTAGATCTGGAAAGACAACTTAAAGACACCGGGAACATCGTCAGACCATCCGATCGGACCATCCCCCAGTCCATAGCCTTTATTCAATGTGTCGGCAGCAGAGACCTTCATTCAGGACATCCCTATTGTTCTCAGGTTTGCTGCGGTTATGCCCTGCGCCTGGCCAACCTGATCAAGCATAAGAATCCGGAGATGGCCGTCACTGTTTTTTATATGGACATCCAGACCTTCGGCCAGAATTTCCCCCTCTTTATGGAACAAAGCCGAAAGCAAATAACTTTTGTCCGTTCCATTCCCGGCGAAATACAAAAGGGGGAGAACGATCAGGCCGTCTTAACCTTCCAGAAGGAGACCGGGGCCGGCAGTCAAAAACAAGCCTTTGATCTGGCCGTGCTCTCCATCGGCATCAGACCCGGGCCGGACCATTTGTTTTTAGCGCAACGATTGGGAATTTCACTAACGCCCGATGGTTTCCTGAGTAAAGACGAAGGGTCTTCCTTCCGGCCGGAAGGGATTTTTTTTGCCGGCACTGTTCAAGGGCCTAAAGGCATCGAGCGAAGCATTTCCCAGGCCTATCAGGCCGCCGAAGAAGTGGCCGATTATTTGAAAACGAGGTCGAACCAGTGATTCCCCTGGAAGAATTTAAAAAGATTCCCAGGGTGCTCATCCTGGGGAAGGGACTGACGGCCCAGGAAACGGCCGCACAACTGATTTCCTTAGGCTATGAGGTACTGTCGGTCGATCCCGATGACCAAAGGCCATTGCTGCGGATCGAAGGTTTTGCCGGGGACTTCCAGGTGCAATTTAAATCCGGACAAAAGCAATGGACTGAGGCTGTAGGCGCCATTGTTTTTGCTCCTGAGTTGGTTGCTGAACCCAAACCAGATGTCTATTCCTTGACCGCTTCCGATCAAATCATAGGTATTGATGGCCTGGTTGAACTTCTTTCCCCCTCACCTTCACCCCATGGAATGGAAGAATTGGTTCCAGCGGGCCAGTCTCCTTCGGCCTATCCGGCCTTCAGTTCTTCTTCTTATATTGCCTTCCTGGTTGGGTTACAGGACGAAGGAAACGTGGCCGAAATGGCCAGGATCTTTTGGCTGGCCTTAAAGATTCGAAAGGAATATCAATCACAAGTTTATATCTTTTGCCGTCATATCAAGGTGGCCGAAGAGGGGATGGAGAGGCTCTACCAGACTTGCCGGGACGAAGGGGTGATTTTTTTCAAGTTTGATGGGGCAGGGCCGGAAATGGTCAGGATTGGAGAATCGATCGGCTTGGAATTTGAAGATGCCGTGTTAGGACAGCCTTTTGAATTAAAGCCCGATCTTCTGGTTATTGAACCCCTCCAGGTGCTGCCCCGGGAAATCCGGGAATTGGCTGTTTCCGCTCAAATCGGGATGGATGGAATGGGTTTCCTTCAGCCGGCCAATGTTCACCTGCTGCCCCAGGCCTCAAAGCGGGAGGGGATATTTATCGCCGGTCCGGGAAAAGGCCCCATGGTCCCTCAAGCCTGTTTGGAAGAAGCCCGGGCCGCGGCGTTGTCGATCCATCATTTTTTTGAAGGCCGGATTTCAGACCAGATGGACCGGGAGGTTACGGTTGATAAGGGGCTTTGCACCATCTGTCTAACCTGTCTCCGCTACTGTCCCCATCAGGCCATAGGCTTTACCCACCGGGTTTTTATCCACCCTCTGGCCTGCCGGCGTTGCGGCATCTGTGCCAGTGAATGCCCCATGGATGCTATACAAATCGCCGGTTTTTCCGATCAGGAGGTGGAGCTGAAATTAGCGGCCCTCCAGGAAAGATGGGAGCAAATGGAAACCGGTCTGGTCAGGATGGTTATTTTCGGTTGTCAGCGGTCGGCCGGGAGGGCCTGGGAGGAAGCTCAAAGCTCAAAGCTCAAAGTTCAAAGCGACAACGAAGAGGTGCAAGGTACAAGGTATAAGATACAAGGTGAAATCGAATTTATTGCACTGCCCTGTGCCGGAAAGCTGGACCCCGATTATATACTGAAAGCCTTGAGTATGGGGGCCGATGGGGTGCTGGTTCTGGCCTGTCCGGAAGAAAATTGTAAATCCTTACACGGGAATA includes these proteins:
- a CDS encoding CoB--CoM heterodisulfide reductase iron-sulfur subunit A family protein, translated to MNPTNSKVLILGGGIAGLTAALALGRLNIPVELIEKSEALGGMARNFCCKATEACQQCGACLINDALAALTKEPFIEIHLQTELTALKMEAKEFLYTYSRPGGGGEGRAQALLLATGFTPFRAEDKPQYRYKTLPNVLTGLDLERQLKDTGNIVRPSDRTIPQSIAFIQCVGSRDLHSGHPYCSQVCCGYALRLANLIKHKNPEMAVTVFYMDIQTFGQNFPLFMEQSRKQITFVRSIPGEIQKGENDQAVLTFQKETGAGSQKQAFDLAVLSIGIRPGPDHLFLAQRLGISLTPDGFLSKDEGSSFRPEGIFFAGTVQGPKGIERSISQAYQAAEEVADYLKTRSNQ
- a CDS encoding hydrogenase iron-sulfur subunit; this translates as MIPLEEFKKIPRVLILGKGLTAQETAAQLISLGYEVLSVDPDDQRPLLRIEGFAGDFQVQFKSGQKQWTEAVGAIVFAPELVAEPKPDVYSLTASDQIIGIDGLVELLSPSPSPHGMEELVPAGQSPSAYPAFSSSSYIAFLVGLQDEGNVAEMARIFWLALKIRKEYQSQVYIFCRHIKVAEEGMERLYQTCRDEGVIFFKFDGAGPEMVRIGESIGLEFEDAVLGQPFELKPDLLVIEPLQVLPREIRELAVSAQIGMDGMGFLQPANVHLLPQASKREGIFIAGPGKGPMVPQACLEEARAAALSIHHFFEGRISDQMDREVTVDKGLCTICLTCLRYCPHQAIGFTHRVFIHPLACRRCGICASECPMDAIQIAGFSDQEVELKLAALQERWEQMETGLVRMVIFGCQRSAGRAWEEAQSSKLKVQSDNEEVQGTRYKIQGEIEFIALPCAGKLDPDYILKALSMGADGVLVLACPEENCKSLHGNTYARERIQEARHYVEEAGLNPEKIRFNNLSSNMVWYLKEIIGEFMDELSESKIPQSAIRNPK